From Bicyclus anynana chromosome 7, ilBicAnyn1.1, whole genome shotgun sequence, the proteins below share one genomic window:
- the LOC112048580 gene encoding SH3 domain-binding glutamic acid-rich protein homolog, with protein MVVKIYISGISGNKEVKKRQQRVLMILDSKTIKYEIIDITEPGREDDKDFMQNNSKSNGGTVSDPNPRSPLPPQIFNDEEYCGDYDQFDLANEEDTLEQFLKVEAPPQEVITDTKNVAVNGEVIASESKESTNDIEATEDTKEKSVEANENAIDNDTADKVVKERGRAEKENSPEKESSPVRQKSEEGEQPTDDTEKTAEESEIEPKHQSKESTPAEADVNGAVSSREQSEEKQVANEPQKENPSEAFIQSEQTAASD; from the exons atggttgttaaaatttatataagtgGTATCTCCGGGAACAAAGAG GTGAAAAAAAGACAACAGCGCGTTTTAATGATCTTAGATTCAAAAACTATCAAATATGAAATAATCGACATAACGGAACCTGGCAGGGAAGACGATAAAGACTTCATGCAAAATAATTCAAAGTCGAACGGTGGTACCGTCAGTGACCCCAACCCACGTTCGCCACTCCCACCCCAGATCTTCAATGACGAAGAGTATTGTGGG GATTACGACCAGTTTGATTTAGCAAACGAAGAAGATACTTTGGAACAGTTTTTGAAAGTAGAAGCCCCTCCTCAAGAAGTTATCACAGATACAAAG AATGTTGCTGTTAATGGAGAGGTGATAGCAAGTGAAAGCAAAGAATCTACAAATGATATAGAAGCCACTGAGGATACAAAAGAGAAATCAGTAGAAGCCAATGAAAATGCCATTGATAATGATACTGCTGATAAAGTAGTAAAAGAGAGAGGAAGAGCGGAAAAGGAGAATTCACCAGAAAAAGAGTCATCACCAGTGAGACAGAAATCTGAGGAAGGAGAACAACCAACAGACGACACTGAAAAGACTGCAGAGGAGTCTGAAATTGAACCTAAACACCAGTCAAAAGAAAGCACTCCTGCCGAGGCTGATGTCAATGGAGCGGTCAGTTCCCGTGAGCAGTCGGAGGAAAAGCAAGTAGCAAATGAGCCACAGAAGGAGAACCCATCGGAAG
- the LOC112048569 gene encoding uncharacterized protein LOC112048569 — protein sequence MATTGVGFRWLDILEKEFDKACVELDTSLVEMDTEDPEVVFSARQKITTLSSCFAQLTHKALTIFQSSAKLEAELVDMRAELVQARAAGGCQDSGDVAGNVPDTARARAEAAQLARENVALRETVLALHSELFGARLATKYLDKELAGRIQQLQLMGSGMRAELRDSLWAQVEAEILLQRHKTLVRVCRGLAPRAPRPPDSSRAPPAPRTVRVRRSPHLGLGISVTGGREHGVPILISELEAGGPAALTGELYVGDAILAINDHDLTQACHKEAVQALQSVKGDCALCVQFIATDDDDRLSEDNYRFPLYPDDDDVYEEEPDASGATPTAPRTPDYNHHASGSECGDDGPYGARGEGEYDTRGGLYAGGGGAPYGVREGGAYDARGDSSLYASGDGAPYALRGDGAPYGVRGDGAPYGVREGGAYGAYDVRNDVEVAGSHYADYNNVNNLSILDMDDDSIKIEARLEMAPVSGSSTSPRSTPVHSRTSLKKKRKPQDWRTKGAYCAVSDAQSSDEPHAALNHQTEPSANRSEPLNHRPDPPNLRTDPPNHWSDSLNHRTDLVNHRPEINDNVTASQDTCKPPISEYLPMPQEASRTLTASVAAVTTSTSNATSTTSNAASITSNATSAMSNATSTMSSAASTLKSSATIVTALKPTPAPDLQATRENKAPPLDVYYTTNKANGDNRPRKETKSFRIGSARRVTESARNGEVERHALPPPAARLLPGRGDPDFGTPV from the exons gccGAGCTTGTGGATATGAGGGCGGAATTAGTGCAGGCTCGGGCCGCAG GAGGGTGTCAAGATAGCGGAGACGTGGCAGGCAACGTACCGGACACGGCGCGGGCGCGTGCCGAGGCCGCGCAACTCGCTCGGGAAAACGTCGCGCTCAGGGAAACTGTGCTTGCGCTGCATTCAGAGCTTTTTGGAGCAAG ATTAGCCACAAAGTATTTAGATAAAGAACTCGCGGGAAGAATACAACAGTTACAACTGATGGGTAGTGGCATGCGGGCGGAACTAAGAGATTCATTATGGGCTcag GTGGAAGCGGAGATCCTCCTGCAGCGCCACAAGACGCTGGTGCGCGTGTGCCGCGGCCTGGCACCGCGTGCGCCGCGCCCGCCCGACAGctcgcgcgcgccgcccgccccgcgCACCGTGCGCGTGCGCCGCTCGCCGCACCTGGGCCTCGGCATCTCCGTCACC GGAGGTCGCGAGCACGGTGTGCCGATCCTCATCTCGGAGCTGGAGGCGGGCGGGCCGGCCGCGCTGACGGGCGAGCTGTACGTGGGCGACGCCATCCTCGCCATCAACGACCATGACCTCACGCAG GCTTGCCATAAAGAAGCAGTTCAGGCGCTACAGAGCGTCAAAGGTGACTGCGCCCTCTGCGTTCAGTTCATCGCTACTGACGATGACGACCGACTCTCTGAAGATAATTACAG ATTTCCCTTATATCCTGACGATGACGATGTCTACGAAGAGGAGCCAGACGCGTCAGGCGCCACGCCCACCGCGCCGCGCACCCCGGACTACAACCACCA CGCATCGGGCAGTGAATGCGGGGACGACGGGCCGTACGGCGCGCGGGGCGAGGGGGAGTACGACACACGCGGCGGGCTGTATGCGGGGGGCGGGGGCGCTCCGTACGGCGTGCGGGAGGGAGGGGCGTACGACGCTCGCGGCGATAGCAGCCTGTACGCGAGCGGGGACGGGGCGCCCTACGCCTTGCGGGGGGACGGGGCGCCCTACGGTGTGCGAGGGGATGGCGCACCCTACGGCGTGCGGGAGGGTGGGGCGTACGGCGCGTACGACGTGCGGAACGACGTGGAGGTCGCCGGCTCGCACTACGCCGACTACAACAACGTGAACAACCTCTCCATACTCGACATGGACGATGACTCCATCAAAATAGAAGCTCGACTGGAG ATGGCGCCGGTGTCGGGCTCGTCCACGTCGCCGCGTTCCACGCCTGTGCACTCTAGGACTTCGCTCAAGAAGAAACGCAAACCGCAG gatTGGCGCACTAAAGGCGCTTACTGCGCGGTTTCGGACGCACAGTCTTCGGACGAGCCGCACGCAGCCTTGAACCACCAGACCGAACCCTCCGCCAACCGGTCCGAACCCTTGAACCATCGGCCCGACCCACCAAACCTAAGAACTGACCCACccaaccactggtccgattcgtTAAATCATCGAACAGACTTGGTCAACCATCGGCCTGAGATCAACGACAACG TGACAGCCTCACAAGACACTTGTAAACCGCCGATCTCAGAATATCTACCGATGCCGCAAGAAGCATCTCGCACGTTAACGGCTTCGGTGGCTGCTGTAACGACTTCGACGTCCAACGCTACGTCCACGACGTCCAACGCTGCCTCAATAACGTCCAATGCTACTTCAGCTATGTCCAACGCTACGTCCACAATGTCCAGCGCAGCGTCTACGTTAAAGTCCAGCGCGACGATAGTGACTGCCTTAAAACCGACGCCGGCCCCCGACCTCCAGGCGACGCGTGAAAATAAAGCACCTCCCTTAGATGTCTACTACACGACTAACAAAGCAAATGGTGACAACCGCCCGAGGAAAGAGACTAAAAGCTTTCG gaTAGGGTCGGCGCGACGTGTCACGGAGAGTGCACGGAACGGTGAAGTAGAGAGGCACGCCCTCCCGCCGCCCGCGGCGCGCCTGCTGCCCGGCCGGGGAGACCCAGACTTCGGCACCCCCGTGTGA